The proteins below come from a single Methanothrix thermoacetophila PT genomic window:
- the nuoL gene encoding NADH-quinone oxidoreductase subunit L: protein MYADYAYLIVGLPVLAFILTIFFGWHLPRGGGFLTVLATFAGFIISAGIFTEIFPEKVVHQSMHWFATLNVGILIDPLALVMLLMVTFVCTLIHTYALGYMNGDPGMARYFAEAGLFTAAMLGLVYSDNLLQLFIFWELVGLCSYLLIGFWYRKPSAASAAKKAFLTTRVGDVMFLAGIILLYNNMAKLGLPEGTYLLQFPVIYENLTRIDPTQLTLVSLLLLGGAAGKSGQFPLDIWLPDAMEGPTTVSAMIHAATMVTAGVYLVARMFPLFYAAPYGLLAVAYVGGFTALYAATMGLAAFDIKRVLAFSTVSQLGYMMLALGVGSVVGAAAVGVSMFHLIGHSFFKALLFLCAGSVIHAVATNDLREMGGVGRYMRWTAGTMAIGGLALAGFPGTTGFFSKDEILVTAWEYGAMTHDYLPYIFGIVGALLTAFYTFRMWFLTFTGEPRSDYHKHESPWIMLGPLVILALFALFFGMPAQEGFYETVGNNFAHYGVDFEELAPIGGHVVEHGGEEAAVHEPFIIKILPILVGVGGIILALLFYSPWKKLDIRKFVGEKDLLRTILVKRYYQHEIFTAWFAETVVYGISLIANIFDIRIVDGVLNKISETTLGFANSIRRAQTGVIQNYITALVFGIVVLVIVIKLAMEVGL, encoded by the coding sequence TTGTACGCCGATTACGCTTATCTGATCGTGGGGCTGCCGGTTCTGGCATTCATTCTCACGATCTTCTTCGGCTGGCATCTCCCGAGGGGCGGAGGATTTCTCACGGTGCTTGCGACCTTTGCAGGTTTCATAATATCCGCTGGAATCTTCACGGAGATATTCCCTGAGAAGGTCGTGCATCAGTCGATGCACTGGTTTGCGACGCTGAACGTGGGAATACTGATAGATCCTCTGGCCCTTGTGATGCTGCTGATGGTCACATTCGTCTGCACACTGATACACACATATGCGCTGGGGTATATGAACGGCGATCCGGGCATGGCGAGGTACTTCGCTGAGGCAGGTCTCTTCACGGCGGCCATGCTCGGCCTGGTTTACTCTGACAACCTGCTGCAGCTCTTCATATTCTGGGAGCTTGTGGGCCTCTGCTCGTACCTGCTGATCGGATTCTGGTACAGGAAACCCTCTGCAGCATCTGCTGCCAAGAAGGCGTTCCTGACCACAAGAGTCGGCGACGTGATGTTCCTCGCCGGAATAATCCTGCTTTACAACAACATGGCGAAGCTTGGACTTCCGGAGGGGACATACCTGCTCCAGTTCCCTGTGATATACGAGAACCTGACCAGGATCGACCCGACGCAGCTCACGCTGGTATCGCTGCTCCTCCTCGGAGGCGCTGCGGGCAAGTCAGGCCAGTTCCCCCTGGATATCTGGCTCCCGGATGCCATGGAGGGCCCGACAACAGTCTCTGCGATGATCCACGCTGCCACAATGGTCACTGCAGGAGTGTACCTGGTCGCGAGGATGTTCCCGCTCTTCTACGCGGCCCCCTACGGGCTTCTTGCAGTCGCATACGTCGGAGGGTTCACAGCGCTGTACGCTGCGACGATGGGCCTCGCAGCATTCGACATCAAGAGGGTCCTCGCGTTCTCGACGGTCAGCCAGCTGGGCTACATGATGCTCGCGCTGGGCGTCGGGTCTGTCGTGGGCGCAGCAGCAGTTGGAGTCTCGATGTTCCATCTGATAGGCCACTCGTTCTTCAAGGCGCTCCTCTTCCTCTGCGCCGGCTCGGTCATACACGCGGTCGCGACGAACGACCTGCGCGAGATGGGCGGCGTCGGGAGGTACATGAGGTGGACGGCTGGAACGATGGCCATAGGAGGTCTCGCACTCGCAGGATTCCCCGGAACGACAGGATTCTTCTCGAAGGACGAGATTCTGGTCACAGCCTGGGAGTACGGCGCGATGACTCACGACTACCTGCCGTACATCTTCGGCATAGTGGGAGCGCTGCTCACAGCGTTCTACACCTTCAGGATGTGGTTCCTGACGTTCACAGGAGAGCCGCGCTCTGATTACCACAAGCATGAGTCGCCTTGGATCATGCTGGGGCCGCTCGTGATACTCGCGCTCTTCGCGCTCTTTTTCGGCATGCCTGCCCAGGAGGGCTTCTACGAGACAGTCGGCAACAACTTCGCCCACTACGGCGTGGACTTCGAGGAGCTCGCGCCGATCGGAGGGCATGTGGTGGAGCATGGAGGAGAGGAGGCGGCGGTGCACGAGCCGTTCATAATCAAGATACTCCCGATACTGGTGGGAGTCGGCGGCATAATCCTGGCACTGCTCTTCTACTCGCCGTGGAAGAAGCTCGATATCAGGAAATTCGTTGGCGAGAAGGATCTGCTGAGGACCATCCTGGTGAAGAGGTACTACCAGCATGAGATATTCACAGCATGGTTCGCTGAGACCGTTGTGTACGGAATATCGTTGATCGCGAACATATTCGATATAAGGATCGTTGATGGTGTGCTGAACAAGATCAGCGAGACGACTCTTGGTTTCGCGAATTCGATCAGAAGAGCGCAGACCGGAGTCATACAGAACTACATCACAGCACTGGTCTTCGGGATCGTGGTGCTCGTGATTGTGATCAAGCTGGCGATGGAGGTGGGCCTGTGA
- a CDS encoding complex I subunit 4 family protein, protein MISNAISIMIAVPLVGAVLAFLTRSRGQARLVALIASLVPLALALQMYTEFDKSSKLMQFVESYDWVPSIGVRYTVGVDCISFPLVLLTAIVSVLVVIYAWGENHRPNQFFALLLLNEVGVLGVFTALDFFLFYIFWEIVLIPMFFLIGIWGGPRKDYSAIKFFIYTHVASLVMLLAIFAMYFTYRLPDGSRTFDMLTLLQATSDKTVFPPGLINAIFAGLLFGFLVKMPAFPFHTWLPDAHVEAPTAGSVVLAALLLKMGGYGIFRVILPMLPHVDKAFVTVIAVIGVLSIIYGAFLALAQKDIKKLVAYSSISHMGFVTLGAVAFTWLSIQGAMFQQFSHGIITCALFMSAGTIQHSVGTRIISELGGLADRMPKFASLMLAAFLASLGLPGMSGFVAEFMVLTGSYPTFPVYTMLVVFTSVGVTAGYHLWACQKVLFGPILKKYLDLHDPHAYEILAMSAIVFLTLLFGLQPALITDMMGTAAHQVMEPVVTLSQMGVI, encoded by the coding sequence GTGATCTCAAACGCCATATCCATAATGATAGCGGTGCCGCTGGTAGGCGCGGTTCTGGCGTTCCTCACCAGAAGCAGGGGGCAGGCCCGGCTGGTTGCCCTCATAGCCTCACTGGTTCCACTGGCACTGGCGCTTCAGATGTACACCGAGTTCGACAAGTCCTCGAAGCTGATGCAGTTTGTCGAGAGCTACGACTGGGTGCCATCGATAGGCGTCAGGTACACAGTCGGCGTCGACTGCATAAGCTTCCCGCTGGTGCTGCTCACCGCCATAGTCTCCGTGCTGGTGGTGATATATGCGTGGGGTGAGAACCACAGGCCCAACCAGTTCTTCGCGCTGCTCCTGCTCAACGAGGTTGGGGTTCTGGGAGTCTTCACGGCCCTGGACTTCTTCCTGTTCTACATATTCTGGGAGATCGTCCTGATACCGATGTTCTTCCTGATCGGCATCTGGGGCGGGCCGAGAAAGGACTACTCAGCGATCAAGTTCTTCATCTACACTCACGTTGCGAGCCTGGTGATGCTTCTCGCGATATTCGCGATGTACTTCACCTACAGGCTGCCCGATGGCTCGAGGACATTCGACATGCTGACGCTGCTCCAGGCGACCTCTGACAAGACCGTCTTCCCGCCGGGGCTGATAAACGCGATATTCGCGGGGCTTCTATTCGGCTTCCTGGTCAAGATGCCCGCGTTCCCGTTCCACACGTGGCTCCCGGATGCACACGTCGAGGCTCCGACCGCTGGTTCTGTGGTTCTGGCGGCGCTGCTGCTCAAGATGGGCGGCTACGGTATATTCAGAGTGATACTTCCAATGCTTCCGCATGTCGACAAGGCGTTCGTAACTGTGATCGCTGTAATAGGGGTTCTGAGCATAATCTACGGAGCGTTCCTGGCTCTGGCGCAGAAGGACATCAAGAAGCTTGTAGCGTACTCATCGATCAGCCACATGGGCTTCGTCACCCTTGGCGCTGTGGCGTTCACCTGGCTCTCGATACAGGGAGCGATGTTCCAGCAGTTCTCTCACGGCATCATAACATGCGCCCTGTTCATGTCAGCGGGAACGATACAGCACTCTGTGGGCACCAGGATAATCTCAGAGCTTGGTGGGCTTGCTGATAGAATGCCCAAGTTCGCGTCGCTCATGCTCGCGGCCTTCCTTGCTTCCCTAGGCCTACCGGGGATGAGCGGGTTCGTCGCCGAGTTCATGGTTCTGACAGGATCATACCCGACGTTCCCTGTGTACACGATGCTTGTGGTCTTCACGAGCGTCGGTGTGACCGCAGGTTACCATCTCTGGGCGTGCCAGAAGGTGCTCTTCGGGCCGATACTGAAGAAGTATCTGGACCTGCACGATCCGCATGCTTACGAGATACTCGCCATGAGCGCGATTGTCTTCCTGACGCTGCTCTTCGGCCTGCAGCCCGCGCTGATCACGGATATGATGGGGACTGCGGCTCATCAGGTGATGGAGCCTGTTGTGACCCTCTCGCAGATGGGGGTGATCTAA
- a CDS encoding NADH-quinone oxidoreductase subunit N, with the protein MDLGHYAPLGAEALLTAVSLLVVLVGLFTKGRSSLPGYLSLAALVVAMWMVLTAETNTVFFYDSLRVDGFSQFFKAVFVLVSLLVVIASLTRYNGRVGGDEYFALLLMATVGMMVVASAIDLVSLFIGFELASLSTYAMAGFDRTKKNLEAAMKYFLYGAASSAFMLFGFSMLYGMTGSTKIADIAAASLAAFNPAILIALIFVVVGFAFKMALVPFHMWAPDTYEGAPALVSALLAAGSKKMGFAAAFRVILIALLALKLEWYMAFAILAAVTMTVGNLVACWQNNVRRILAYSSIAQAGYISIAFVVLGVASEGMTGPNNLPLDQYALAGGLLLVLGHAIMKTGAFISTAQVASIAKNSEDPDDISNYAGLGRRAPITAFCMTVFMFALAGIPPTAGYFGKFVVFGSAIYGGLVWLAVLAILNSALSLYYYLRIISYMYLREPAGPKISESKGYVLSLLLALIGTFWIGVLPDGFFNWAMQAAAALLP; encoded by the coding sequence GTGGATCTTGGACACTACGCCCCTCTCGGGGCAGAGGCTTTGCTTACAGCGGTTTCACTGCTGGTCGTGCTTGTCGGCCTGTTCACCAAGGGGAGGAGCTCGCTCCCCGGATACCTGAGCCTTGCGGCGCTCGTAGTGGCGATGTGGATGGTGCTCACAGCCGAGACCAACACGGTCTTCTTCTACGACTCGCTCAGGGTCGACGGGTTCTCCCAGTTCTTCAAGGCTGTCTTCGTGCTGGTCTCGCTGCTCGTCGTCATAGCGTCGCTAACCCGTTACAATGGTCGTGTCGGGGGAGACGAGTACTTCGCCCTGCTCCTGATGGCGACCGTGGGCATGATGGTGGTTGCGAGCGCCATAGATCTGGTCTCGCTCTTCATAGGCTTCGAGCTGGCGAGTTTATCCACGTACGCGATGGCCGGGTTCGACAGGACGAAGAAGAACCTCGAGGCTGCGATGAAGTACTTCCTGTACGGCGCGGCCTCGTCAGCGTTCATGCTCTTTGGCTTCTCGATGCTCTACGGCATGACAGGGAGCACCAAGATCGCGGATATCGCAGCTGCGTCGCTGGCCGCGTTCAATCCGGCGATACTGATCGCGCTGATATTCGTGGTCGTCGGGTTCGCGTTCAAGATGGCTCTGGTGCCGTTCCACATGTGGGCTCCCGATACATACGAGGGCGCTCCTGCGCTGGTCTCGGCGTTGCTCGCTGCAGGCTCGAAGAAGATGGGGTTTGCTGCTGCGTTCAGGGTGATACTGATCGCGCTCCTGGCCCTGAAGCTCGAGTGGTACATGGCGTTCGCGATACTCGCGGCCGTGACTATGACTGTCGGAAACCTGGTCGCGTGCTGGCAGAACAACGTCAGGAGGATACTGGCATATTCGAGCATCGCGCAGGCAGGTTACATCTCCATAGCGTTTGTGGTCCTCGGAGTTGCATCTGAGGGCATGACAGGCCCGAACAACCTGCCTCTCGACCAGTACGCGCTCGCCGGCGGTCTGCTTCTGGTCCTGGGGCACGCGATCATGAAGACCGGTGCGTTCATTAGCACAGCACAGGTTGCATCGATCGCGAAGAACTCAGAGGATCCGGACGACATCTCTAACTACGCTGGTCTGGGAAGAAGAGCGCCGATAACAGCGTTCTGCATGACGGTCTTCATGTTCGCGCTCGCGGGGATACCCCCGACTGCAGGCTACTTCGGGAAGTTCGTCGTCTTCGGGTCTGCGATATACGGCGGGCTTGTGTGGCTTGCGGTCCTCGCGATACTGAACAGCGCGCTCTCGCTCTACTACTACCTGAGGATCATAAGCTACATGTACCTCAGGGAGCCTGCTGGGCCGAAGATCTCGGAGTCGAAGGGCTATGTGCTATCGTTGCTCCTGGCCCTGATCGGGACGTTCTGGATCGGCGTGCTACCGGACGGATTCTTCAACTGGGCGATGCAGGCGGCAGCTGCGCTGCTGCCTTAG
- a CDS encoding iron-sulfur cluster biosynthesis family protein yields the protein MIEITDAAAMVMKEHLVPGKVVRMFLAAIDETGANYGLAVTDPAENDVLFESNGITIHMSPEDAEILSETIIDFIDDPDIGRGFIIYGPGEESCGCGHEHDYGCGCH from the coding sequence ATGATCGAGATTACAGATGCGGCCGCGATGGTCATGAAGGAGCATCTCGTTCCTGGGAAGGTCGTGAGGATGTTTCTCGCAGCAATCGATGAGACAGGCGCGAACTACGGTCTTGCTGTTACCGATCCTGCTGAGAACGATGTGCTCTTCGAGAGCAACGGGATAACGATACACATGAGCCCTGAGGATGCCGAGATCCTGAGCGAGACGATCATCGACTTCATCGATGACCCTGATATCGGCAGGGGATTCATCATCTACGGTCCCGGCGAGGAGTCCTGCGGCTGCGGCCATGAGCATGATTACGGCTGCGGATGTCATTGA
- a CDS encoding NAD-dependent epimerase/dehydratase family protein has product MTALVTGGAGFIGSNLVEELVRSGEDVIVLDNLQTGSLRNLEGLDVEIVTMSCNDIPRLDVNADRIFHLGIPSSSPMYRDNPFLVGEALNGFVAVMELARRCDARVVYASTSSLYNGLEPPHREDMEIKVTDYYTEARFAMERIAELYRKLFGVSSLGMRFFSVYGPKEESKGRYANMVTQFLWGMMRKETPVIYGDGSQTRDFIYVRDVVRALILAMDSDYNGVLNIGTGRAHSFNDVIHILGRRLGVEVRPRYVENPIKNYVQHTLADISKAEICLGFRAAYSLEDGINEIIQYYTTCIRR; this is encoded by the coding sequence TTGACCGCTCTCGTCACCGGAGGTGCTGGATTCATAGGCTCCAACCTGGTCGAGGAGCTTGTGAGAAGTGGCGAGGATGTGATCGTCCTGGACAACCTCCAGACAGGGAGCCTGAGGAACCTCGAGGGTCTCGATGTCGAGATAGTGACGATGAGCTGCAACGACATCCCGCGGCTTGATGTAAATGCTGACAGGATATTTCACCTCGGCATACCATCATCATCTCCGATGTACAGGGATAACCCGTTTCTCGTGGGCGAGGCGCTGAACGGCTTCGTCGCGGTGATGGAGCTCGCGCGGAGGTGCGACGCCAGGGTCGTCTACGCGTCCACCTCGTCCCTCTACAACGGTCTCGAGCCGCCGCACCGCGAGGATATGGAGATAAAGGTCACGGACTACTACACAGAGGCGAGGTTCGCGATGGAGCGGATCGCAGAGCTCTACAGAAAGCTCTTCGGGGTGAGCTCACTGGGGATGAGGTTCTTCTCCGTATACGGCCCGAAGGAGGAGTCAAAGGGGAGATACGCGAACATGGTCACGCAGTTCCTCTGGGGCATGATGAGAAAAGAGACGCCTGTAATATACGGAGACGGATCACAGACCAGGGACTTCATCTACGTCAGGGATGTGGTGAGGGCGCTCATCCTCGCGATGGATTCTGATTATAACGGTGTGCTCAACATCGGAACCGGCAGGGCCCACAGCTTCAACGATGTGATACACATCCTGGGCAGAAGGCTTGGTGTTGAGGTGAGGCCGAGGTACGTCGAGAATCCGATAAAGAATTACGTGCAGCACACGCTGGCGGATATCAGTAAAGCTGAAATATGCTTGGGATTCCGTGCGGCTTACAGCCTTGAGGATGGGATCAACGAGATCATACAGTACTACACTACATGTATTAGACGGTGA
- a CDS encoding GDP-mannose 4,6-dehydratase: protein MDIRNKNILITGVSGFVGSRMARRLVDAGASVYGLVRRRSDGRMPVNLERLGIKKDVRLIEGDLENISSIGNAITASDPDIIFHLAAQSFVPRSFVDPNETMLCNCWGTSNLLEAVRLKDVDATVVFAGSSEEYGLVISSEEQYKRALEKYGAVFPEPERIPELPISETNPLRPMSPYAVSKVYGDYLMRNYWHSYGIPTVVSRAFNHEGAGRGIMFVTSVITSQVMKLKLGEIDGITIGNVNAFRDWSHVDDIIDGYILLAVKAKRGDVYNQGSMRTNSVLSYILMSLEEAGYPVSRIETFHGEKIVDDPTEPDSSPIFGLNFDKTTVDGMMLRGELEFVQEDGGIIAHSGERRIRIVFERERFRPAEVPILLSDTRKIESIGFMVRHTVRDIIRDQLDQFLSDKERK, encoded by the coding sequence TTGGATATTAGAAACAAGAACATCCTCATAACGGGAGTAAGCGGTTTTGTTGGCTCGCGGATGGCCAGGCGGCTTGTTGATGCGGGTGCATCTGTTTACGGGCTCGTGCGGCGCAGGTCTGATGGCAGGATGCCAGTCAACCTGGAGCGACTTGGGATCAAAAAAGATGTCCGGCTTATAGAGGGCGATCTTGAGAATATCTCCAGCATAGGAAACGCGATAACAGCAAGCGATCCGGATATAATATTCCATCTGGCTGCACAATCCTTTGTGCCAAGGTCATTTGTTGATCCTAACGAGACTATGCTCTGTAACTGCTGGGGGACCTCGAACCTTCTGGAGGCAGTTCGGCTTAAAGATGTCGATGCCACCGTGGTCTTCGCGGGAAGCAGTGAGGAGTATGGGCTAGTCATATCCTCTGAGGAGCAGTACAAAAGAGCGCTTGAAAAGTACGGAGCAGTGTTCCCTGAGCCTGAGCGCATACCCGAGCTTCCGATATCTGAGACAAACCCTCTGAGACCCATGTCTCCATATGCGGTGAGCAAGGTCTACGGCGACTACCTGATGAGGAATTACTGGCATTCCTATGGAATACCGACTGTGGTCTCCAGGGCGTTCAACCACGAGGGAGCAGGCAGAGGGATAATGTTTGTGACATCAGTCATAACCAGCCAGGTTATGAAGCTCAAGCTCGGCGAAATAGATGGTATTACCATAGGAAATGTGAACGCCTTTCGCGACTGGAGCCATGTGGACGATATCATAGATGGTTATATTTTGCTGGCAGTGAAGGCCAAACGTGGCGATGTTTACAACCAGGGGTCAATGCGGACCAACTCTGTGCTGAGCTATATTCTCATGAGCCTTGAGGAGGCAGGCTATCCTGTAAGCAGGATCGAGACCTTCCACGGCGAGAAGATTGTGGACGATCCCACAGAGCCTGACAGCTCACCGATATTCGGCCTGAACTTCGACAAAACAACGGTGGATGGCATGATGCTTCGCGGGGAGCTAGAATTTGTGCAAGAGGATGGAGGGATTATAGCACACTCCGGAGAGAGACGTATAAGGATAGTATTCGAGAGGGAGCGGTTCAGGCCTGCCGAGGTACCTATTCTGCTATCAGATACCAGAAAGATAGAGTCGATCGGATTCATGGTGAGGCATACCGTAAGAGATATCATAAGAGATCAGCTGGATCAATTCCTATCTGACAAGGAAAGAAAGTGA